DNA sequence from the Penicillium psychrofluorescens genome assembly, chromosome: 3 genome:
TGATGACGATCGGGTGAACCGAGCTACGGATAAGGAAGTCCTGGAGGAGAACTACGGCGGCGAGTATGAGCTTACCAACGGCGCAACCGGTGTGCGACAACCTTACACACGCGGTCTCTCGACAAAACGATCCATGAACGCTTACATGCTGGTGTACATTCGAAAGTCGCGACAAGACAATGTGCTTCTGCCGATTACGAAGGATGATGTGCCTAGTCACATAGAATCGCGGCTTGCCGAAGACCGTGCGGAGATGCTACGTcgaaagaaggaaagagaagaagcccacCTTTACACGAACGTTGGCATCCTCAACGAGGACACTTTCAAGGCCCATCATGGATTTGATCTGACCAGCGTCGATCTTCCGGCCGAGGACCCAGCGCTTCCGAAATGGTATCGGATTCTGAAGACCAAGAAAGTGAGCGAGTTTGCACAGGAGATTGCCGAAGAACGAGGTCTCAAGGCGGAAGCGATCCGGTTTTGGGTCATGGTGAATCGTCAGAACAAGACGACGCGCCCTGACCAGGTAATTCGGGACCAAGACATTACTGTTGACGAGGCATTCAACAAATTCGGCACCAAAGGAAACTCATTCCGACTTTGGATGGAAGTTGCTCCCACGGGCCCCGATGGACAGCCTACGCCCTGGCCGGACAACGACTCCGTTCTTGTTTTCTTGAAGCACTTCGATGTTGTTTCTCAGACCTTGAGTGGCGTCGGGCCTGTCTCTGTTCGCAAGAACCAGAAAGTGGGCGAATTGGCATCGACTATCCTGTCGCGGATGAACTGGCCCGCCGGCACGGAGTTTATCTTATTTGAGGAGATCAAACACACCATGATCGATGTGATGAAGCCCAAGCAAACATTCCAGCAGtccgagatccaggatggcgacatcatcaccttccAGCGCTCCGTCAAGGAGTCGGAGCTGCCATCGACTGCACTCTACGCGGATGCGAGACAGTTCTACGACTATCTCCTGAACCGTATGGATGTCACTTTCGCTCCGATCAAGTCGGAAGAATCCGAAGGCTTTAATTTGACACTCAGCCGCAAGATGACTTACGATCAGTTCTCAAAGAAAGTCGGCGAGCACCTCCAGGTCGAACCCACACATCTTCGATTTGCGCCGGTAATGGCGAGCACCGGAAAGCCCAAGCCTTTCCTCAAGCGATCTGTCGCCCAGAGTCTTGCTCAGATCCTCAACGGCCAGTATGGCGCTTACGGCTATACCATGCACCGGTCGGATGCCCTGTACTACGAGATTCTGGACACGAGCTTGAGCGACTATGAGAGCAAGAAATGCTTCAAGGTGACATTGCTGCCAGAAGGAATCACGAAGGAGGTCAGTTTCATTTTGCTCATTGCCCTCAATTTCACGCTAACACCACTATAGCAAGTCTTGGAGGTCCTGGTTCCTCGCAACGGCACCGTCGCCGATCTCCTGGATTCGTTGCAAAAGAAGGCGAGTCTGGACGATGAGGCGATGCGGGACATGAGAATATGTGAGGCACATAGTGGAAAGATCTACAAGGAGCTCCGGGATGACAATAATGTCTCCTCTATCAACGAATATGCCACCCTTTATGCCGAGAGAATCCCTGCCGACGAGGCGAACATGGACGAGAGCGACCGAGTGATCAACGTCTTCAACTTTGATAAAGAACCAAACCGGACCCACGGTGTTCCCTTCAGATTCGTCATGAAGCCGGTGAGTTTACTTGCTTGCAGTCGCAGAGAAGAATTCCATTGCTGACGTTATGCAGGGCGAGATCTTCAAGGAAACCAAGGAACGTCTGTCGAAACGGACGGGgatcaagggcaagcagTTTGAGAAGATCAAATTTGCTTCTgttcctcgcgcttcttACTCCAACGCCCGGTACCTAGAGGATGGTGAGTTTCAATACTTCTCAGGATTTTTATCCGTGGATGCTAATTCCTTCACGCAGGCGATATTCTGTCAGATGTCCTTGGAGACTCCGACGATACCCTCGGTCTTGACCATGCAAACAAGAGCCGGGGCTTCTGGAACAAAAGTGAAGGCTTCTTCATTCGATAGAGAAGTGATTTCTGGTGTCTGCGCTAAGGGGTTGAGTGGGTTGGCGACGGAAGGACGTGAAATGCTTGATCTTGGGGCAACTGCAAACTTATACATGACGATGTTCATTTATTTTTCTCTTTGCTTATAATTTCTGTTCAAAGTTCCCCCTGTTGGCTTGTGTATCCAATACCGCGTAGTAAAACTATGGAAATGTTTGTTTGggtgcaaacagtgcaaacaaTCGAACCCGCAACGCTGGCCAGAACACAACCTCCTATCACTCCCAAGGATCCTTGCTCTTCACGTTTCTCGATTTCATTTGTCCTTTGCTTTGCACCCGTCACAATGCGGTTTGCACCCCTTATCGCCGGCCTGGCGACCCTAGTCTCGTCCGTCAGTGCAACCGCCCTAACGTACAAGCTCGAGGCGCACGAGAAGGCATGCTTCTACGCCAATGTCGATTCGTCCAACGCCAAGGTGGCATTCTACTTCGCCGTAAGTGTTCTTTATGGCAGCAATTCCTGATTGATATTTTGGGGGCATACTGGACGAATTGAGGTGGCTGACCATGTAACCCGCGTTGGTGATTTCAGGTCCAATCCGGCGGTTCCTTCGATGTGGATTACTCGGTTCTCGCACCAGGAGACAAGGTCGTCATGGAGGGTACGAAGGAGAGGCAGGGTGACTTTGTCTTTACGGCACAGAGCATTGGAGAGTACAAATTCTGCTTTAACAATGAGATGTCGACCTTCGCGGAGAAGTTTGTTGACTTCGAGGTCGCCGTAAGTGCTTCTTGCCAttttccctcctctccttccatcAGCAATCCGCTAACGCATTCTTCCATCTCGTCAGGTCGAGAATGAACAACGCACGCAGCTCCCTTCCCGCCAGGGCGCTTCCCCCGAACAGACCTCCGCCTTGGAGGAGTCCATCTACAAGCTCTCGGCCCAGCTGTCAACGATCTCCCGCAACCAGAAGTACTTCCGCACGCGCGAGAACCGCAACTTCAGCACCGTGCGGAGCACAGAGCGCCGCATTTTTAATTTCAGTGTGATCGAGGGTCTGATAATGGTGTCCATGGCTGCGTTGCAGGTCTTTGTTGTGCGCTTCTTTTTCCAGGGCGCTCGGAAAGGTATGTTTTATGCCTTGACACTTGAATATGCCTATATTATACCCCTGGAAGACGGACATTTCACTAACATCATCTTCGCAGGTTACGTGTGATGGATGAGCATGACCAAAATAATGATGCATTTCTACAGTCTTTGTTCTCGAATACGTGGCGCGTGTGGTCATAGTGTATCCGTCGCGGTTATACCTAGGTTTCTGTTAGAAGAATTTATTTGGGCGGAATCAGCGAATTCTACGCTCGACATGACATCGACCTTCCTCCTTGTTTACGGGCCAACCGAACAGCAGCAGTGTTAACTCTATCTTCCCAACGGTGACCGTGTGTCTCGCAATGAAGTTCAGAACGTAGAAAGAGAGGGTCTTGGGCCTCAGGATcgaaaggaggaagaagagctaGCGATTTCGGCAACTATACAATCCCGCACCGTGTGAGGTAGTCACTAACGAGTATGGTCTTAGGGAAAGAGAATACCGAGGAGTCGGGTACTCAGGAATGAGAATAAAGCAGTCTCAACGACGACTCTGATCGAAACAGGTTTTTCTTTTCGCCTCTTTCGTGTCGTGGCGAGTCACAGTAGAGATGAGTTGAGGCCGAGCGTCAAGTACACCCCGTCGTCAGCTGCGAGTGCTGTTCAGAGCCATTGGGAGTATCGGGACCGGTGCTTTGGGTTCGAGAGGCGTCTGATCAGCATCCTGGCCACGTCGGGGCGTGGTCATCTTCGCGAATGAGTCGAGACTGACCGATACCCAGCGACTTGTGTCACTCCGAAGAGCAACTATTCGTCAAATGTATCAAGGAAGTCTCGAACAATCTCCTGCCGGTGATGTTTATCGGGAGAGCACGCCGAAAACAGGCTTGTGGGTGTTCTGCCATGTCACCCAGCCAATATTTATCGATCAGCTCACGGTGGAAGCGCTTGTTGTCATGATAGCATCAAAAGCGTCCGCTGAAACGCCTGCTGTGACAGTGTGATACTTTTGAGGCAGTAAGATGGACTTGACGATCCGGACCCTAGTGATGGGAATGGCATGGCCAAACCCATGTCGTTACGCAACAGCGGTATCGCCCGATCCAGTTCGGCCCGGTGGGTAATTGTCGTTCAATCGTGCCCGGTGGCTCCCGGTCCTCTCTGGCCCTCGTTTTCGGCGGGCTTTGTGTGCTGGACAATTTGTGCCCCGGGGGGGCTAGGGAGGGGAAGTGATATCATTAATGGCGCTAGGCAGGGGAGGAAGTGATATCGAATTAATTGTGTCTCAGGTTCTATCGTCATCTTCGCCTCTTGGGTGCTGGTGGGTATTGGGAACAATGTCAACGAGTATCCTGCCCCagccttctttctctgtgGAACTTGGCTTATACTTGTGATGACTAGAGAAAGCAAAATGTTGACACTGAAAGTTTGTGATCGCCCGGCATTTTGATCCTTTCGCTATGCATTATCCATTCCCAATACGTATAGTGTCATACTTCTGACAGGTCCCTTTCGCATGGTGGAGCGGCTACCTCATAAGGTATGTCACGGATCTCTTGTCGTGCTCATGCATTCCTCCACGAGCATGCGATCAGACCGTCCCGGGGAGTGCCAACCGTCCGTGGGCGAATCTTCGATCTACATGAATCCGAGTCTAGAGTCTGTCTGCTCCACAATTTCCCATCCTATCGGCTCTCCACATGATGCATACACGCCACTGCTGATATCACGGACCATCATATCCTTCTCATTCTTTCATATCGAGCTGTTCGCAGAAGTACGTCGGTTGTTGGGCTCCTCTGGCTATCAGACCCATCTCGTGCGTGCCACGGGTCTAGGTGTGGACTTGGACCAAAGTGGACATTATTGATCCTTTCTGGGCCTTCCTTTCTCAGACCCCTGTACACATCCTGTACCCTGTACGCACtaacttttttttcatttGCTGACAGGCTGTTAGTTCCTTTTACCCATCCTGGTCGTGACTGTTGCTCCTAACGGTTCTAGCAAGGGGAATCAACGGTGTGATGACCAGGCGGAAGGACCCGATGTTGCCATTGACAACGGCCGGGCCCCCTCGCTTTCTGGATGAAGactggtggagaaggaaataTTTGCCTACAGTCTTATGTGGTAACCGCAGAATTGATTTGCCTCCCCCGCtcaagatgatgatggttgtCCCCTCCCCCGGGTCACTCTACGTAGAAGCCTCCGAAGACTGGTACATTCGGTTGCTCCATTCTATGCTGGCGCttgggtggatggatggtatTCGGGGGCTTGTCCTGGCTCCACTGGTACTCTGTTCGTTTGCCCCCATCAATACCCCCCCATCGATACTATGTCGCCCTCGTCAGACTTCCCTAGCGCTATTGGCAATAAGGTCAAACATCACGTATCCACAACATTGTAGTCGGAGATCAATTATCCTAGGCTTGGATGCATTCGCGAAACCACACCTGCAGGTTGGATCAGGGCTCCTGACGTCACATGGTCtgggtgcctcaggcacGTTTGCCCTCGGGAGGCGCCATCCCCTGGCTCCATCTGTCGTGTCCCCTCGAATGAGATGATGTTCAGTTTCGCTCTGTACCGAGCCGGATCCACTAAGGTCGTTGGTTCTTCCCCACCTGACCCATTATGATCGCGATTCTGTTTGCTTCCGCATGCGGCAACCTTCATTCTGGCTCTGTAGATGGGAGCCGGCCCCCATCTTTTCCATGGGGTTTCGAATGTTCTGCGTTCCTAGCATGGCTGGTACAATGTTTCCTGCAGGATGGTAACGTTGTGGTCCGAATGCCGAATCGGTCGTGCGGATCGCCCCAATGGCTGGGGGTATGACGCAGTGGGCTATCCACCGCGAGCGATTGTGAGCCTCACCATGTTTTGTTTGGGGATAGACTTCTGCACTCGTATTCGCTCGCTCACTAGTGCCATTCCAGTATAGTCTGCCGAAACATAATGCAGTTTGTCCACAAACAGATTGCCAAAAAGGCTGCCCGGCTGGGTGCAAGAGGTTTAGATCATCCCTCGCATCCCTTTCATCTCTCAATCTCATACTTCGCTGGAAGGAATGAATGGTACTACTATCCACTACATCTCCACCGGGGATTGTCCATATACTGTTCCGCTTTCCAGCGCTCCGACCAGAAGGGGCAAATTAAGAAGAAGTACGCCCGACGTGGCCGATTATGATCCGCGTTCAAGACGTCAGACGGAGATCTGCAGGGACGCTTCACTGGGGCTGATGATCCCTCAGAACGCCATCCGTATTGCGCTGATCCAGTCGTGCATTCCCCGGTGACCTCATCGTGGTGGATCGACTGATGCTAAAGGCACCGACCTTCACCAGTGGCCATGCGCCTGTGGAGTAGGTTATATCATCTCATCCAGTGATGCGGCAGTGCTCTCTCCACACACACGTCCTTCCCCCCACCTCCAGGTGACGGGTATCCGAATGGCTGGGTGGTCCGGTAGTTCTTATGATGTCGCCCAAGCGCGATACTGAAAACCAACCACATTTGcctcccatccacccaaGCCCCCCTTAGCCAATGATGTCACTCCCCTACTACGGAGTCGGATGGAGCCAAATATTCCAGTGAGACCGTGGATCCTTTCAGGAGAATATAAGCACCGGCTTCTGCGCCTATCAGAGTGATCCCTAGCCTCCCACAATCGTCAGTGGTGTCCATATTGCCTATATATTTGACTATATCTGCGCCCATCTATCTTTTCCTAATCTGTGATTCCCATCGCATTACCTGTTTCGCCTCCCTGCCAATATATTGTCCTTTGGAACCATCTTAGCCGCTGCACTTTACTCCTTCCTGCCTACAGCCTTCTAAATCTCTTCTCTTGATCATCTAGTCCCAAGGTAAGAAAGAAGACCTTCACCCAGATTGCATACTTGCCCAGGAGTCGTATCTatcccatccatcccttcGACCCTCACGTACACACGCGGGACCACTTTTGTCATCGCCATCAGAGCCTGTCAGCACCTCTCTCCTTACGTTGTCTACACGTGTAGATGAGATCTCACATCTGTGCATGCCCAACTCTTGCAAGAAGTATACTAATCTTTGTCTACCAGTAGCACTTTTTCCACCATGACTGAAGGAACCCGAATCCAGAACCCATCCGAAAGCAACATGGATATGTTCCCCTCAGAGAGTAGAGGCGAGTCCTCCTCGATTCAGAACCACGTTCAGACTTCGCGGGCGCTGGACCCTCGCAACTCGCTGGACGACTACAACCGCTTGATGCTGGAATACACCCATCGTCAGATGTCCTCCTTTGTCGATCAGGACGATGGCaacagcagcggcggcagcagccgaAGCAGTCAAAGTAGCGTCCACAGCGGCACCTCCAACAGCGGCCGCCTGGTGAGCGTGACCAATAGTCCTCCACCAACTTCCGCCAGTGCTGCTCGTCATGCGACCGAGAAAGCCAACCGCAAGCTTTCTCAAAATCCGAGTTGAGGCTAAGGACTCCGGGTACTAAGCTCGGCTTGTGTATGTGTATCCGTGGCTCCTCTTAACGACGATCTTCATCTAACTGGGTACAGCCTTCCCGTACGGTACTCCATCGAACGACCGTATACAGCCTCACATCGATATTCCAAAGCAGTTCGATGGCGGCACTTGACATAGGTGGACCGGATCCATCGATGAGCGTTCTGTCAGGTGTTTTTGCCCGGAGGCGGAGTTTCCTATGGAGTTTACGACGATTATCAGCGTGAACGAGTTCAAGCGagtttctttgttttgttctgtttttgttttgtttttcatTGAGCGAGCTTTCATTCGCACCACTCGTTCAAGTCCTTTCTGCGCTCTGGTGTGTGCATATCTTGTCCCCTGGTGGGACAAAAAAGGCCTTGACGATGTCATGTCCATACTATCCCCCTGCCTTATTGGCATCATTACCTCTTCTTGTACAACACCATATACACGATGAAAACGGAGCAGTCAATTGAAGTTTCTATTTCAAACAAATATTGTATGTGCAACAAGTTTTCCTGCACGGCCTCGTACGTAGTCTGGAAGCGTTCATATTTTTTCGAAGCAAATAGTAATATGACTGAATTCTGCATCTACTCCGCTAAAAGGGTAGCCAGacatgaaaaaaaaaataggAAAAGAAGCGTATCCGAAATAAATACATCACTACAGCCAGGAAGTACATTTTCATTGAATTGATCCTTTGGGTGTGAAGGCTGGACTTTGCACCAATTCGAACTATAAAGTGTCGCTGTCGTCTTCCGTCACCCTGCCATTTCCAATCTCTATGCTATAAGTGGCCTCAACTAGGTAGAATCCAGGTATTGCACTCTTTGTGGACTTGAAGAGATAAAAGCCATGTGCTAGATAGTTTGGAGATGGGGCATCTATTCGCTCAGCAAGAGTAGTTCCAGTAGACAATGATATATATAGTCTTTGCATTTTTGTGAATTTTTGGATGCATCCGTTTAGTCCGAGGTCATTATTCCCAAGGTAATTATTGTACAGTATCCAGCATCCCTGGATAGCACGCATCTGGTTCCCCGTGGGAGGGAATTGTGTCGCATTCCCAATATGTTTGGGTCTCTCCCTAGCATGCCGCCGGGGGAACCACTATAGTCCAAGAATTAACCTCGCCGTGCAGATACCGGACTTGCACACAATTTCTACGAAAAGATTTTATTAACTAAAAGGAACATCAAAGGATCCAAGGCGTTCAATTCGAACATATGCCGACTGCACTCATTGGAAATCAGCTGCCGGTGCCCGTATACAAGGCGAAGCAAGGACGAGCATATTTGGCCGAGGCCTCTCGGAAATTAGGCGACGGTTCACATTCCATACGATTTCAACGCGTCGGCGTCCCAACCGACAGAGCTTGCGTGTCTGGTCGGCTGGATTCCACTGGAGACAAGAAAGGGCGAGAGAAGGAGGGATTGGCTCGTCCGCCCATGCCATGCCCTAACCCCGAGCCTTTACAGGGTTGTCATGTTTTCAGCAGGCGTGGAagctctctttctctcccttccgGCTATCGTCTTCCCTTCAACACTTCCAGCACAATCAACAAACACCGGTCGAGTCCAGTCCAGCTCTAGTCATTCcttttcatttccttctttctttctcgcAGCCGACAACCGCAGTATAATCCAACTCCCTTACCTTCAACTTCCGAAATACGCCTATTATCAGCAAGTATAACCACCGCCGGAAACAGAGAAACACCCATAATCTGCCCACAATGATTCAAGCAACCCGCCTCTCTCTCATCTCCtgcctcctcgccctgctgGCCCTTGCGATCGCGGTCCCAGTCTCACACGGAGACCGCTCAGCAATTCATGCATCGAGTCTTTCAAAGGCTGGCACTTCATCACTCTGGCAAAAGCCCTCAAGCAcagccttgatggcctcTTCCACTTCTACCAAACCAACAGCCACCGTAGCGGCCTACGCGTGCCCGACCAAGCAGTTCAAGCAGTGCTGCCAATCTGTCAACAGCGCGTCCAAGAGCATCATTGAACCGCTGGGCAAGCTGGTTCCTATTATCGGCGGTCTTCAGATTAGCTCGGCGATTACGCTTCAATGTAGGCATTcttctttgttctttttgtgTACACGGAATACAAAATACACACGAAATATGGATATACTAACGGGAGCTTTACTTCTAGGCAAGCATATGAAAGACGACGCTTACCCCGACTCATGCAACAACGGCTCGACTGCCATGTGTTGCAATAGTCAGGCCCAGGTACGTCGGGGCGATGTTCGTCCAGGCCGTTTCCAGAGTGAAGATGAATGCTGATGTGATTTAGGATTTTAATTCGTGCAAGCCCTTCGaggaggcgaaggagaaggccgagatggCGGCTTTGGGGGAGCCGCAGCCTGAGAGTGAGAGCGATGTGATCAATGATGCTTTGTCGTGAGGAGTTTCAATGGAAGCTGAGGGTTTTATGAGTATCGCGGTGGTGATTACATATCTTTGGGCGCATGAAGGGACAAGTAACAAGGGAGAACAAGGAGACATCGCGGTGGCATATTCTATAACTTTTCGATATTTCTTCTTAGCTTTGCAATAAATGACTATTTTGTGTTTATGGTTGATCCGGAGTTATCTGTACTTCTACAGAGCGATCCGATCCACTTGTACTTATCGAGCATGATTTGATTAGCTATCTCATATTATTGATACAGTCAAGACATATATTGGATGTTTTTATCGCCAATttctcctcgccgctgcAGCATCCCAGGgttggccatgctgggccGGGGGGTGATGAGGCGGCGGAAAGTGGTATTGGCCTGGGGGCAAGGGTGGTCCCGGGGCCATGGGCATGGAAGGATGTGGAGGAAATGGGGGGTAAACACCTGGGTTCATGTTCATGTTCATCCCAGGAGGAAAAGGCATTCCCGGCATGTgtgggggtgggggtggaggCCAGGCTCCGTGAGAGTtgggtggaggtggaggaaACCCTGAgtgaggcggaggcggaggggggTGGCCGTGTACTGTTGGGCGTGATGGTTGATGAGGAGGGGGGAATCGCGGAGGTGATGGTTCTCGGGGAGAGTAAGAGCTCTCACGGCTCCGTGAGCGGGGGTCGTAGCGCCGACGTGTATGGTCTCTGCGTGATCGGGACCGAGATCTTG
Encoded proteins:
- a CDS encoding uncharacterized protein (ID:PFLUO_005538-T1.cds;~source:funannotate), with the protein product MIQATRLSLISCLLALLALAIAVPVSHGDRSAIHASSLSKAGTSSLWQKPSSTALMASSTSTKPTATVAAYACPTKQFKQCCQSVNSASKSIIEPLGKLVPIIGGLQISSAITLQCKHMKDDAYPDSCNNGSTAMCCNSQAQDFNSCKPFEEAKEKAEMAALGEPQPESESDVINDALS
- a CDS encoding uncharacterized protein (ID:PFLUO_005535-T1.cds;~source:funannotate); this encodes MAMENLGEHDMLVDEYDQYQNEKTDVVVVSQPGSEEPDPAPTADDHTAMMARVLPQTPDLETADETHNTWRIKDWRKLDRKVHGPTFECGGFPWRILFFPYGNHAEHASFYLEHAWEGEPPENWYACVQFALVLSNVNDPSIYVSHVATHRFNAEEGDWGFTRFYDLRSLFNDAWPGKNVSLVQDDEAQVTAYVRVVKDPTGVLWHSFQNYDSKKETGMVGLKNQGATCYLNSLLQSLYFTNGFRKAVYQIPTDQEASRENSAWTLQRLFFNLQSSDSAVSTTELTASFGWESRQIFEQQDVQELSRKLMERLEEKMKGTPAEKALPEMFVGKTKTYISCINVDYESSRIEEFWDIQLNVRNNKTLDDSFRDYIQVETLEGENKYDAGPPYGLQDANKGVIFESFPPVLHLHLKRFEYDINRDAMMKLNDRHAFPMEFDASPYLSKDADMSEPWIYELHGVLVHSGDFNAGHYYAFLKPTKDGHWYRFDDDRVNRATDKEVLEENYGGEYELTNGATGVRQPYTRGLSTKRSMNAYMLVYIRKSRQDNVLLPITKDDVPSHIESRLAEDRAEMLRRKKEREEAHLYTNVGILNEDTFKAHHGFDLTSVDLPAEDPALPKWYRILKTKKVSEFAQEIAEERGLKAEAIRFWVMVNRQNKTTRPDQVIRDQDITVDEAFNKFGTKGNSFRLWMEVAPTGPDGQPTPWPDNDSVLVFLKHFDVVSQTLSGVGPVSVRKNQKVGELASTILSRMNWPAGTEFILFEEIKHTMIDVMKPKQTFQQSEIQDGDIITFQRSVKESELPSTALYADARQFYDYLLNRMDVTFAPIKSEESEGFNLTLSRKMTYDQFSKKVGEHLQVEPTHLRFAPVMASTGKPKPFLKRSVAQSLAQILNGQYGAYGYTMHRSDALYYEILDTSLSDYESKKCFKVTLLPEGITKEQVLEVLVPRNGTVADLLDSLQKKASLDDEAMRDMRICEAHSGKIYKELRDDNNVSSINEYATLYAERIPADEANMDESDRVINVFNFDKEPNRTHGVPFRFVMKPGEIFKETKERLSKRTGIKGKQFEKIKFASVPRASYSNARYLEDGDILSDVLGDSDDTLGLDHANKSRGFWNKSEGFFIR
- a CDS encoding uncharacterized protein (ID:PFLUO_005537-T1.cds;~source:funannotate), with the translated sequence MTEGTRIQNPSESNMDMFPSESRGESSSIQNHVQTSRALDPRNSLDDYNRLMLEYTHRQMSSFVDQDDGNSSGGSSRSSQSSVHSGTSNSGRLVSVTNSPPPTSASAARHATEKANRKLSQNPS
- a CDS encoding uncharacterized protein (ID:PFLUO_005536-T1.cds;~source:funannotate), whose protein sequence is MRFAPLIAGLATLVSSVSATALTYKLEAHEKACFYANVDSSNAKVAFYFAVQSGGSFDVDYSVLAPGDKVVMEGTKERQGDFVFTAQSIGEYKFCFNNEMSTFAEKFVDFEVAVENEQRTQLPSRQGASPEQTSALEESIYKLSAQLSTISRNQKYFRTRENRNFSTVRSTERRIFNFSVIEGLIMVSMAALQVFVVRFFFQGARKGYV